Proteins encoded together in one Mycobacterium sp. MS1601 window:
- the sigE gene encoding RNA polymerase sigma factor SigE encodes MQQHVDQEDPTTTMTAPQNMSHVASTVDTEWAQPPSEELQGTAVFDATGDIATMPSWDDLVRQHADRVYRLAYRLSGNQHDAEDLTQETFIRVFRSVQNYQPGTFEGWLHRITTNLFLDMVRRRGRIRMEALPEDYDRVPADEPNPEQIYHDSRLGPDLQAALDSLPPEFRAAVVLCDIEGLSYEEIGATLGVKLGTVRSRIHRGRQALREFLAAQQRVDAAANSD; translated from the coding sequence ATGCAGCAACACGTTGATCAGGAGGATCCGACGACCACGATGACGGCGCCGCAAAACATGTCGCACGTCGCCAGCACTGTAGACACCGAATGGGCTCAGCCCCCGTCGGAGGAGTTGCAGGGCACGGCTGTCTTCGACGCCACCGGCGACATCGCAACCATGCCGTCGTGGGACGACCTCGTACGCCAGCACGCAGACCGCGTGTATCGCCTGGCCTATCGTCTGTCCGGTAATCAGCACGACGCCGAGGACCTCACCCAGGAGACGTTCATCCGGGTGTTCCGATCCGTGCAGAACTACCAGCCCGGCACCTTCGAAGGCTGGTTGCACCGCATCACCACCAACCTGTTCCTCGACATGGTCCGCAGGCGTGGTCGCATCCGCATGGAGGCGCTGCCCGAGGACTACGACCGGGTGCCCGCGGATGAACCCAACCCCGAGCAGATCTATCACGACTCGCGTCTGGGGCCTGACCTGCAGGCTGCGCTGGATTCACTGCCGCCGGAGTTCCGTGCCGCGGTCGTCCTGTGCGACATCGAAGGTCTGTCCTACGAGGAGATCGGCGCCACCCTGGGCGTCAAGCTCGGTACCGTGCGGAGCCGCATTCATCGGGGTCGGCAGGCACTGCGGGAGTTCCTTGCCGCTCAGCAGCGCGTTGACGCTGCGGCAAATTCTGACTGA
- the htrA gene encoding serine protease HtrA, whose protein sequence is MSSDQDNSGQGPGGPRLAPRPVSRPPVDDAQRRTFGRPDGVDGSFVADNLRPQKFREGSEYEPRDQPPDPVLAEAFGRPYAEGDSLQRHPVDSGALEAEEAARKNGSSPDAAEDPWRDPAAAAALGTPAVSAPAPQQVIVQPGKLGVRDVLFGGRVSYAALAVLAVIALVIGLAGGWVGRKTAEVVQAFTTSKVTLETSDSGDLPAGQIASVAASVADSVVTIEAKSDNSGSQGSGVVIDGRGYVVTNNHVISEAATNPSQWKMSVVFNDGKSVPANLVGRDPKTDLAVLKVDNVDNLTVARLGNSDDVVVGEEVIAAGAPLGLRSTVTSGIVSALHRPVPLSGEGSDTDTVIDAIQTDASINHGNSGGPLINMESEVIGINTAGKSLSDSASGLGFAIPVNEVKQVAEALIRDGKIAHPTLGLSARSVSNDLASGAQVANVRAGSPAERAGILENDVVVKVGDRNVADANEFTVAVRQLPIGQDSPIEVMRDGRRVTLTVNPTPDS, encoded by the coding sequence GTGAGTTCGGACCAGGACAACTCAGGCCAGGGGCCCGGTGGGCCCCGTTTGGCGCCGCGTCCCGTCTCGAGGCCGCCGGTAGACGACGCACAGCGACGCACGTTCGGGCGACCCGACGGGGTGGACGGATCATTCGTCGCCGACAACCTGCGGCCCCAGAAGTTCCGCGAAGGTTCGGAGTACGAGCCGCGCGATCAGCCGCCGGACCCCGTGCTCGCCGAGGCCTTCGGACGCCCCTATGCCGAGGGTGATTCCCTGCAGCGTCACCCGGTGGACTCCGGCGCCCTGGAGGCCGAGGAAGCCGCCAGGAAGAACGGTTCCTCGCCCGACGCCGCAGAAGACCCCTGGCGTGACCCTGCTGCGGCTGCGGCGCTGGGAACGCCTGCCGTTTCTGCGCCCGCTCCGCAACAGGTGATCGTCCAGCCCGGGAAGCTCGGCGTTCGTGACGTGCTGTTCGGCGGCCGGGTGTCCTACGCCGCGCTGGCGGTTTTGGCCGTCATCGCTCTGGTGATCGGGCTCGCCGGTGGATGGGTCGGCCGCAAGACCGCCGAAGTGGTGCAGGCCTTCACCACGTCCAAAGTGACGTTGGAGACTTCCGACAGCGGCGACCTCCCGGCCGGCCAGATCGCCTCGGTGGCGGCGTCGGTGGCCGACTCCGTGGTCACCATCGAAGCCAAGAGCGACAACTCGGGCTCGCAGGGCTCCGGCGTCGTCATCGACGGCCGGGGCTACGTGGTGACCAACAACCACGTCATCTCCGAGGCGGCCACCAACCCGAGCCAGTGGAAGATGTCCGTGGTCTTCAACGACGGCAAGTCGGTACCTGCCAACCTGGTGGGCCGCGATCCCAAGACCGACCTCGCCGTGCTGAAGGTCGACAACGTCGACAACCTCACCGTCGCCCGCCTCGGCAATTCCGATGACGTCGTCGTCGGTGAAGAGGTGATTGCCGCCGGCGCGCCGTTGGGGCTGCGTTCGACGGTCACCTCCGGCATCGTCAGCGCGTTGCACCGTCCGGTTCCGCTCTCCGGCGAAGGCTCGGACACCGACACCGTGATCGACGCCATCCAGACCGACGCCTCGATCAACCACGGCAACTCCGGTGGGCCCCTGATCAACATGGAGTCCGAGGTAATCGGTATCAACACCGCTGGAAAATCGCTGTCCGACAGTGCCAGTGGGCTGGGCTTCGCCATTCCGGTCAACGAGGTGAAGCAGGTCGCCGAGGCGCTGATCCGCGACGGCAAGATCGCCCATCCCACCCTGGGCCTCTCGGCACGGTCGGTGAGCAATGACCTGGCCTCCGGTGCCCAGGTGGCCAATGTGCGTGCCGGCAGTCCCGCCGAGCGCGCAGGCATCCTGGAGAACGACGTGGTGGTCAAGGTCGGCGATCGTAATGTGGCCGACGCCAACGAGTTCACCGTTGCCGTCCGTCAGTTGCCGATCGGTCAGGATTCGCCCATCGAGGTCATGCGCGACGGTCGCCGCGTGACACTGACCGTCAATCCCACCCCGGACAGCTAG
- the rseA gene encoding anti-sigma E factor RseA, which produces MSDRGHVFRRAFSWLPAHFASQSDAPVGAPRQFGSTEHLSIEAVAAFVDGELRMNAHLRAAHHLSMCADCAAEVDAQRQAREALRDSCPIHIPSGLLGMLSQIPHAPLTPPDDAPEHIAERLVDDTRLTDDSERPRRRRR; this is translated from the coding sequence ATGAGCGACCGGGGACACGTATTTCGACGGGCGTTCTCCTGGCTCCCCGCCCACTTCGCCTCTCAGAGTGATGCACCGGTAGGTGCTCCTCGTCAATTCGGCTCCACCGAACACCTCTCCATCGAGGCAGTTGCCGCGTTCGTCGACGGCGAACTCCGGATGAATGCGCACCTGCGCGCTGCCCACCACCTGTCGATGTGTGCCGACTGTGCGGCAGAAGTGGATGCGCAGCGGCAGGCCCGGGAGGCGCTTCGCGACTCATGCCCCATTCACATCCCCAGCGGTCTGCTCGGCATGCTGTCGCAGATACCCCACGCCCCGCTCACGCCGCCCGATGATGCGCCTGAGCACATTGCCGAGCGTTTGGTCGACGACACCCGGTTGACAGACGACTCCGAGCGACCTCGCCGCCGCCGCCGGTAG
- a CDS encoding O-methyltransferase, which produces MAPEDQPSPAEAIVSHAESAITEDAVLAAARERATDIGAGAVTPAVGALLSLLARVSGGKAVVEVGTGAGVSGLWLMSGMRDDGVLTTIDIEPEHQRTAKQAFNEGGIGPSRTRLISGRAQEVLTRLADESYDLVFIDAEPVDQPDFVVQGIRLLRPGGVIVVHRAALGGRAGDPAANDAEVSAVREAARLIAEDERLTPVLIPLGDGILAAAREVIQTG; this is translated from the coding sequence ATGGCCCCCGAAGACCAGCCGTCCCCGGCCGAAGCCATCGTGTCGCATGCCGAGAGCGCCATCACCGAGGACGCAGTGCTGGCGGCGGCGCGCGAACGGGCCACCGACATCGGCGCCGGCGCGGTGACACCCGCAGTCGGCGCATTGTTGAGCCTGCTGGCCCGGGTCAGCGGCGGCAAAGCAGTGGTGGAAGTGGGCACCGGCGCCGGTGTCAGCGGGCTCTGGTTGATGTCCGGCATGCGCGACGACGGCGTCCTGACCACCATCGACATCGAGCCAGAGCACCAACGGACCGCCAAGCAGGCCTTCAACGAAGGCGGTATCGGCCCGTCGCGGACCCGGCTGATCAGCGGCCGCGCCCAGGAAGTGCTGACAAGGCTGGCCGACGAGTCCTATGACCTGGTGTTCATCGACGCAGAACCAGTCGACCAGCCCGACTTCGTGGTCCAAGGGATCCGGCTGCTGCGTCCCGGAGGGGTGATCGTCGTCCACCGGGCCGCACTGGGCGGACGCGCGGGTGATCCCGCCGCCAATGACGCCGAGGTGTCCGCGGTGCGCGAGGCTGCGCGATTGATCGCCGAGGACGAGCGACTGACACCTGTCCTCATCCCGCTGGGCGACGGCATCCTGGCTGCCGCCCGCGAGGTGATCCAGACCGGCTGA
- a CDS encoding class I SAM-dependent methyltransferase has translation MANQHQSSSPQREAMSRRLMRRSAVSGQIQLPAVPSMVDDYVALCGNVFSDVGRAFNEVELDNLRQLLQRQLDEAFKQSPRSSITISYSAGVAALLNYEINIEWWSLEKTYENWIATRKPPLFGTEPDARVWTLAAAAPDPAAFPVLDVGAGTGRNTMALARRGHPVDAVELTGKFAEQIADDAERESLPVRVVIGDIFASSQGLRDDYMMILLSEVVSDFRTTDQLRALFELASAHLAPGGQLVFNVFVTKPGYELDDATRELGQQCYAAIFSPDEIAAAAAGLRLILLSDESVYDYEKKNLPPDKWPPTSWYAEWVSGQDVFDMPREETPVEMRWHVYGKIGTPGS, from the coding sequence ATGGCTAACCAACACCAGAGTTCGAGCCCGCAACGCGAGGCGATGTCGCGACGTTTGATGCGTCGCTCAGCGGTCTCCGGCCAGATCCAGCTGCCCGCCGTGCCCAGCATGGTCGACGACTACGTCGCACTGTGCGGCAACGTCTTCTCCGACGTGGGGCGGGCATTCAACGAGGTCGAGCTGGACAACCTGCGACAGCTGCTGCAGCGCCAGCTCGATGAGGCGTTCAAGCAGTCACCGCGATCCTCGATCACCATCTCCTACAGCGCAGGCGTAGCGGCGCTGCTGAACTATGAGATCAACATCGAATGGTGGTCACTGGAGAAGACCTACGAGAACTGGATCGCCACGCGTAAGCCACCGCTTTTCGGCACCGAACCCGATGCCCGGGTGTGGACTCTGGCCGCCGCGGCACCCGACCCGGCTGCTTTTCCTGTTCTCGACGTCGGCGCCGGAACCGGCCGTAACACCATGGCTTTGGCGCGCCGCGGACACCCCGTGGACGCGGTGGAACTCACCGGCAAGTTCGCCGAACAGATCGCCGACGACGCCGAGCGGGAGTCGCTGCCCGTGCGGGTGGTCATCGGTGACATCTTCGCGTCGTCCCAAGGGCTTCGCGACGACTACATGATGATTCTGCTGTCGGAGGTGGTCTCCGACTTCCGCACCACCGACCAGCTACGCGCCCTGTTCGAATTGGCGTCGGCGCATCTGGCTCCCGGCGGGCAGCTGGTGTTCAACGTGTTCGTCACCAAACCCGGCTACGAGTTGGACGACGCCACACGCGAACTCGGCCAACAGTGTTATGCCGCCATCTTCTCCCCTGACGAGATTGCCGCGGCTGCAGCCGGTTTGCGGCTGATTCTGCTGAGCGATGAGTCGGTGTACGACTACGAGAAGAAAAACCTGCCCCCGGACAAGTGGCCACCCACCAGTTGGTACGCCGAGTGGGTCAGCGGTCAGGACGTGTTCGACATGCCGCGGGAGGAGACTCCGGTGGAGATGCGCTGGCACGTCTACGGCAAGATCGGCACGCCGGGCTCGTAA
- a CDS encoding PGRS repeat-containing protein, producing the protein MAKHSTQRNRPAARLGVAVAGAGLILGAPAVAMLATAGTAQAAPVDEVCVPLVSCELNDTSSFFGAGFNGLSSVPTPNSLVGPMLAPSPFTDPIEGFLDMAGAIPGLNFFIGNGADGTALNPNGRNGGIFMGSGGDGWTDPLGLAAAGNGGRGGLFYGDGGDGGDGGLGKAGGNGGNAGEFAFFGNGGNGGNGGAGYNPPGSLGPAVNGGNGGRGGSAGVLGLFGQGGNGGNGGAGVDGDDVFLNPLLGGKAGTPGTPNLTPGGDGGDGGNGTGEGILGVGGAGGAGGSFVGLTPGTGGDGGDGGDGSAGGAAGGLGGLGGSSVSLVGGSTGGAGGNGGNGGNGAPGENGSAGGNGGAGGNGGLFGNGGKGGNGAAGGNGGNSSTTGGTGGAGGAGGSATGVTPSTGGAGGDGGDGGDGGDGGDGGNGGKAGAGGGSSFLGSGGASGTGGKGGKGGTSTGTGGLGGLGGPGGLGLSPGGVSGAGGNPGSVGGAGQSGSDGADNAGADDD; encoded by the coding sequence ATGGCAAAGCACTCAACACAGCGCAACAGACCCGCAGCCAGGCTCGGTGTGGCGGTCGCGGGCGCAGGCCTGATCCTCGGTGCTCCGGCGGTCGCGATGTTGGCGACGGCCGGCACAGCCCAGGCGGCGCCTGTCGACGAAGTATGCGTGCCCTTGGTCAGTTGTGAGCTCAACGACACCAGTTCGTTCTTCGGCGCGGGCTTCAACGGCCTGTCGTCGGTGCCCACGCCCAACTCTTTGGTTGGCCCCATGCTCGCGCCATCCCCCTTCACCGATCCCATCGAGGGCTTCCTCGACATGGCTGGCGCCATCCCCGGGCTGAACTTCTTCATCGGCAACGGTGCTGACGGCACAGCTCTGAATCCCAACGGCCGCAACGGCGGCATCTTCATGGGAAGCGGTGGCGATGGTTGGACCGATCCGCTGGGCCTCGCGGCCGCAGGAAACGGCGGCCGGGGCGGTCTGTTCTACGGCGACGGCGGTGACGGGGGCGACGGCGGCCTGGGCAAGGCCGGCGGAAACGGCGGCAACGCCGGTGAATTCGCCTTCTTCGGCAACGGCGGAAACGGCGGCAACGGCGGCGCCGGGTACAACCCGCCGGGCTCGCTCGGGCCGGCCGTCAACGGCGGCAATGGCGGACGAGGCGGCAGCGCAGGCGTGCTGGGGCTCTTCGGACAGGGCGGTAACGGCGGGAACGGCGGCGCAGGCGTCGACGGAGACGACGTGTTCCTCAATCCGCTGTTGGGCGGGAAGGCGGGAACCCCCGGCACGCCCAATTTGACCCCGGGCGGTGACGGCGGTGATGGCGGGAACGGAACTGGTGAAGGCATTCTCGGCGTCGGCGGAGCCGGAGGTGCGGGCGGATCCTTCGTCGGCCTGACTCCGGGAACAGGCGGTGACGGCGGCGATGGTGGTGACGGATCCGCTGGCGGTGCGGCCGGCGGTCTCGGCGGTCTCGGCGGGTCGTCGGTGTCGCTGGTCGGCGGATCCACCGGTGGTGCCGGCGGAAACGGTGGAAACGGTGGCAACGGCGCTCCCGGTGAGAACGGTTCCGCTGGTGGTAACGGTGGAGCCGGTGGTAACGGCGGTCTGTTCGGAAATGGCGGCAAGGGTGGCAATGGCGCTGCCGGCGGTAACGGCGGCAACAGTTCCACCACCGGCGGCACCGGCGGCGCCGGGGGCGCCGGGGGCAGTGCTACCGGCGTGACCCCCTCCACGGGCGGCGCGGGTGGTGACGGTGGTGACGGTGGTGACGGTGGCGACGGTGGCGACGGCGGCAACGGCGGCAAGGCCGGAGCGGGCGGCGGATCCAGCTTCCTGGGCTCCGGAGGAGCTTCCGGCACGGGAGGCAAGGGTGGCAAGGGTGGCACCAGTACCGGAACCGGCGGTCTGGGCGGTCTGGGCGGTCCCGGTGGTCTCGGTTTGTCCCCGGGTGGCGTCTCGGGGGCCGGCGGCAACCCGGGCTCCGTGGGCGGTGCCGGTCAGTCCGGTTCGGACGGCGCCGACAACGCCGGGGCGGACGACGACTGA
- the tatB gene encoding Sec-independent protein translocase protein TatB, giving the protein MFANLGWGEMLLLVIIGLVVLGPERLPGAIRWTAGAVRQAREYVSGATSQLRDDFGADFDDLREPLSELQKLRGMTPRAALTKHLLDGDDSLFTGKFDNKPDQSPPAPPADTAAKPAVPPAPTATPFDTDAT; this is encoded by the coding sequence GTGTTCGCCAATCTCGGCTGGGGCGAGATGCTGCTCCTGGTCATCATCGGTCTGGTGGTGTTGGGCCCGGAGCGGCTGCCCGGCGCCATCCGGTGGACGGCCGGGGCCGTGCGCCAGGCCCGCGAATACGTCTCCGGTGCCACATCGCAGTTGCGTGACGACTTCGGTGCCGATTTTGACGATCTTCGCGAACCGCTGTCCGAGTTGCAGAAGCTGCGCGGCATGACTCCGCGTGCTGCACTGACGAAACACCTTCTGGACGGCGATGATTCGCTGTTCACCGGCAAGTTCGACAACAAGCCCGATCAGAGCCCTCCCGCCCCGCCGGCTGACACTGCGGCCAAGCCGGCTGTGCCCCCAGCTCCGACGGCGACGCCGTTCGACACTGACGCCACCTGA